A segment of the Excalfactoria chinensis isolate bCotChi1 chromosome Z, bCotChi1.hap2, whole genome shotgun sequence genome:
GTGATCCATCATGTATGCTCTCTATACCTTTGATTCATAGAGTCCCAGAATCAAAGCTTAGTGGGTATCAATGATACACTTAAGAGTTTCACAGCTTTGGACTCACATGCAACTGCCAAATGTCATATTCATCTGCAGAGGAAACTTGGCATGTAGCTATTCTAAATTTTCTTAATAGACTTTCTCCTGGAATGTACTGAAAATCCTCTTGAAACTCTTCAGTGTTACAACCACCTGAAAAACTCAGTTTCTTTCAACAGATACCTTCAGACAATTATAGGATCAGTCCATAAAGCTAAGTTGagcataaaaagcattttagaaaaCTATGTGAAAAGCAGATGATAAACCATTTAAGAAACAGATATATCAGAATTCTAACAAATACAGTACCATAAACTCAAAGATAAAACCTGATTTAGTTTTTCTCGCTGACATATAAACTCAGAAATTACACAGAAAGTGATAAAATAGCTGATAAATTATTCTTCACAACTACTGTTGCAGTGGGAACAGTATTTTCCTTCCAGACATCCTTTGTATGGAAAAATACTAACAGCATGAGACTACACATTCACGCCTGTAGGTGGCGAACAATGCGTGCAATGCAATGCACTTTCAGTCAGTCAGCTGCTCCTATTACCATCACTTATCAGTTTGCCCAACTAAattatcattttattaaataacaTAGAGTAGAAGAAATTGCTGCTTATTtgcttgttgctgtttatttgattttcagatgaaattcCTACAGTTGTTGGGATCTTTAGTGCATTTGGCCTTGTCTTCTCTGTCTCCCTTTTTGCTTGGATCTGCTGTCAGCGTAAATCATCCAAATCCAATAAGACCCCTCCGTATAAGTTTGTCCATGTTCTGAAGGGAGTTGATATTTATCCTGAGAATCTCAACAGTAAGAAGAAGTTTGGAGTAGATGATAAAattgaagaaaagaacaaatcagAAATGTCAAAGAATTCTCTTCATCTTgacctggagaagagagatcTAAATGGCAACTTCCCAAAAACAACCTCAAAAATGCAGAGTTCTCCAGACTCTGAAAATTCATCTTCAAAGaacttttcagaaaagaagaaagattcaGTTTCCCCTGATAGTTTAAAATCCACTACATCCCTGtcatctgaagaaaaacaagacaaactAGGcactctctttctctctttagagTACAACTTTGAGAAAAAGGCATTTGTAGTGAGCATCAAGGAAGCACGTGGGCTGCCAGCAATGGATGAACAGTCAATGACTTCTGATCCCTACATCAAAATGACAATCCTTCCTGAGAAAAAGCACAAGGTGAAAACCAGAGTGCTGAGGAAAACCTTAGATCCTGCTTTTGACGAGACCTTCACGTTTTATGGGATCCCTTATAGTCAAATTCAAGACTTAACACTTCACTTTATGATCT
Coding sequences within it:
- the SYT4 gene encoding synaptotagmin-4 isoform X1 produces the protein MAPISASHQQFDEIPTVVGIFSAFGLVFSVSLFAWICCQRKSSKSNKTPPYKFVHVLKGVDIYPENLNSKKKFGVDDKIEEKNKSEMSKNSLHLDLEKRDLNGNFPKTTSKMQSSPDSENSSSKNFSEKKKDSVSPDSLKSTTSLSSEEKQDKLGTLFLSLEYNFEKKAFVVSIKEARGLPAMDEQSMTSDPYIKMTILPEKKHKVKTRVLRKTLDPAFDETFTFYGIPYSQIQDLTLHFMILSFDRFSRDDVIGEVLIPLAGIELSEGRMLMDREIIKRNVRKSSGRGELLISLCYQSTTNTLTVVVLKARHLPKSDVSGLSDPYVKVNLYHVKKRISKKKTHVKKCTPNAVFNELFVFDIPCEGLDDISIEFLVLDSDRGSRNEVIGRLTLGSSAEGTGGEHWKEICEYPRRQIAKWHMLCDG
- the SYT4 gene encoding synaptotagmin-4 isoform X2, whose amino-acid sequence is MAPISASHQQFDEIPTVVGIFSAFGLVFSVSLFAWICCQRKSSKSNKTPPYKFVHVLKGVDIYPENLNSKKKFGVDDKIEEKNKSEMSKNSLHLDLEKRDLNGNFPKTTSKMQSSPDSENSSSKNFSEKKKDSVSPDSLKSTTSLSSEEKQDKLGTLFLSLEYNFEKKAFVVSIKEARGLPAMDEQSMTSDPYIKMTILPEKKHKVKTRVLRKTLDPAFDETFTFYGIPYSQIQDLTLHFMILSFDRFSRDDVIGEVLIPLAGIELSEGRMLMDREIIKRNKSSGRGELLISLCYQSTTNTLTVVVLKARHLPKSDVSGLSDPYVKVNLYHVKKRISKKKTHVKKCTPNAVFNELFVFDIPCEGLDDISIEFLVLDSDRGSRNEVIGRLTLGSSAEGTGGEHWKEICEYPRRQIAKWHMLCDG